Proteins from one Setaria italica strain Yugu1 chromosome V, Setaria_italica_v2.0, whole genome shotgun sequence genomic window:
- the LOC101771643 gene encoding probable calcium-binding protein CML14, with product MTARRKQSNLSSPTAIPRRSNSKTIATAQATPRPHRQNGAPTESQVPPAPARIISLSARARNGMQSSRPATEDRVREGSATAAASPAQPATMSTTAAAARTKRSASMPHPPAGGGKARDPSSAPAGGGRARLRDEQLRQLRELFLRFDLDRDGSLTMLELAALLRSLGLRPAAGDEIHALIAAMDADGNGTVEFDELASSLAPLLLGPCRPAVAVDQAQLAEAFRAFDRDGNGFISAAELARSMARMGHPICYDELTDMMREADTDGDGVISFQEFTAIMAKSAVDFLGLAAL from the coding sequence ATGACCGCACGGAGGAAACAATCCAATCTGAGCTCCCCCACAGCTATACCGAGACGCAGCAACAGCAAAACAATAGCAACTGCACAAGCCACGCCACGGCCGCATCGTCAAAACGGCGCCCCAACGGAAAGCCAAGTCCCCCCGGCCCCCGCGCGTATCATATCTCTGTCGGCACGGGCACGGAACGGCATGCAGAGCTCCCGCCCCGCCACCGAAGACCGCGTCCGAGAAGGCAGCGCGACCGCAGCAGCGTCCCCCGCCCAGCCCGCGACCATGtccacgacggccgccgccgcccgcaccaAGCGCTCGGCGTCCATGCCCCAcccccccgccggcggcggcaaggccagggacccctcctcggccccggcgggcggcgggcgcgcgcggctCCGCGACGAGcagctccgccagctccgggAGCTCTTCCTCCGCTTCGACCTCGACCGCGACGGGAGCCTCACGATGCTGGAGCTTGCGGCGCTGCTCCGCTCCCTGGGCCTCCGCCCGGCCGCCGGGGACGAGATCCACGCGCTCATCGCCGCCATGGACGCCGACGGCAACGGCACCGTGGAGTTTGACGAGCTGGCGTCctccctcgcgccgctgctcctgGGACCTTGCCGCCCCGCCGTGGCCGTCGACCAGGCGCAGCTCGCCGAGGCCTTCCGCGCCTTCGACCGCGACGGGAACGGCTTCATctccgccgccgagctcgcGCGCTCCATGGCGCGGATGGGGCACCCCATCTGCTACGACGAGCTCACCGACATGATGCGCGAGGCCGacaccgacggcgacggcgtcatCAGCTTCCAGGAGTTCACCGCCATCATGGCCAAGTCCGCCGTCGActtcctcggcctcgccgccttgtga
- the LOC101772043 gene encoding uncharacterized protein LOC101772043 produces MGEGDASAGGDPQRLKRIAAAAYDYENDARWAGYWSNVLVPPHLASRPDVVDHFKRKFYQRYIDPGLIVEPMSSMNSNQSSRPAARSSATPSRENTRPHDSGSSTRSTGASQQSSAERSANSLRLDGRTIHFSINAWVLVVASLGILPILPNHISSKAYRLSLLGTICSSAYSLYTTYGKPRAWNMPAIQPWLQSIIVAKDFVHLMFSFMMFTSNVHFKIALLPVLCWALDHVARFLRRNFTRSSLYRKYLEDPCLWVETNNTTLSLLCSNAEITLGFLMIISLFSSRRNIIQTFMYFHLLKLMYHAPVTSGYHQSVWARIGRAVNPYIYRYAPFLNTPISAVQRWWLR; encoded by the exons atgggcgagGGGGACGCGAGCGCCGGCGGAGATCCGCAGAGGCTGAAGCggatcgccgcggcggcgtacGACTACGAGAACGACGCGCGGTGGGCGGGGTACTGGTCCAACGTCCTCGTGCCGccccacctcgcctcccgccccgACGTCGTCGACCACTTCAAGCGCAAGTTCTACCAGCGATACATC GATCCTGGTTTGATTGTTGAGCCAATGTCCTCCATGAATTCAAATCAGTCTAGCAGACCAGCAGCCAGGTCTTCAGCTACACCTTCTCGTGAGAATACCAGACCTCATGACTCAG GATCTAGCACGAGATCAACTGGGGCCTCCCAACAATCATCGGCAGAGAGAAGTGCAAATTCATTACGGCTTGATGGACGGACAATACACTTCTCTATCAATGCCTGG GTACTGGTTGTAGCTAGCCTTGGAATACTCCCAATTTTACCCAACCATATCTCAAGTAAAGCGTACAGACTTTCGTTGCTAGGAACAATATGCTCATCTGCATATTCTTTATATACCACTTATGGG AAACCAAGAGCTTGGAATATGCCTGCAATTCAGCCCTGGTTGCAATCTATTATTGTAGCCAAGGACTTTGTTCATTTGATGTTCTCTTTTATGATGTTCACATCTAATGTACACTTCAAGA TTGCTCTACTTCCTGTGCTTTGCTGGGCGCTTGATCATGTTGCTCGATTCCTAAGGCGTAATTTTACACGCTCTTCTTTATACAG GAAGTACTTAGAGGACCCTTGCCTGTGGGTAGAGACAAACAACACTACACTCAGCCTACTTTGTTCGAATGCTGAAATCACCCTGGGTTTTCTCATGATCATCTCACTTTTCTC GTCTAGACGCAACATAATCCAGACATTTATGTACTTTCAT TTGTTGAAGCTGATGTACCATGCTCCTGTCACATCCGGATACCACCAGAGCGTTTGGGCAAGAATAGGCCGGGCGGTAAACCCCTACATTTATCGATATGCACCATTCCTCAACACTCCCATTTCGGCAGTTCAAAGATGGTGGCTGAGGTAG